The genomic interval GTATGGATTGGATACTTGGAATGGGGATTTTCCGATGCTTAGAAACCTAACAATTGAGAACTGCCCCAAACAGAAGCAACTGCCAACATTTCCCTCCCTTTCCAGTTTAAACCTCTGGGGGCTTGACCAGCTGAACACCATCATGAGCCTACATGATTTTGTTTCTCTCAAACATTTGACTGTAAAACATTGTCCTGAACTCTGGCTTTCACCCATTGCTCAAGGTGATCAGCTACCTCCTGGTCTTCTTCAATCCCAGGACATTGAAATCAGCGGTTGCCCAGGGTTGCATGAGTGGTGCTGCGAGCATGGAGTTCTTAACTGGATTAGTTCTCAAGTATGTGTAATaattttctctttgattttgtaGTGCCATATCTAGTTTCTGAGTTTTAGTAGTTGCAGAAAAACTTATATTATGTTttgactatatttttttttggcaggAAGAGATGATATTTGAATCAAAGTTCGTTAATGAGACACTGTTTTGAGTACATGACCAGGAATTATTACCACAACTGCAAGAATTCTCAATTGCAGAGGGGGGGTTGCTCTCCCTAACTTACTTGGGGGTCTCAATTTCTGATAGATGACCGCAAATCTCATCTATTTATTAAGGAAGTTGTTTTCCAAAATGGTTCAGAAACAGTTCTTTCTCTAAATTGGTATCAATCTCTATGAAAGGTTACTATAACTGCAAATTAAAGATTTTGTGAACTTGAAGCAAATTGGTGCTGAGTTCTATGATGACAAAAAGTGTCTGCATTGTTCCATTTCCTTCACCGGAGACACTGGAGTTCAATGGATTGCACAACCGACAGGGATTGAACAGAGTAGGACTGCAGCAGCTTGCATCACTTTGAGGTTTAAAGGTATGGAACTGTCCTAAGCTGCAATTTTCTGCAGAAGAGCAAATTCCTCCAAAACTTTGGCATTTGGAGATATTGGCATGTCTATTGTTGATAGAGTGATGCCATACACATGAAAACAGCAAGTTTGCTCATATCAAGCAATTGATCTTCAACAAGAAGGGATGTGATCCATGTGGGTTGGAACTACTTATCAAAATGTTATTTATAATGTATGCGCTTTAATGAAGAAGTTCAGAtttcaaaatttagaatttcacaatgtttgcttgtttctttgaatgTAATGTTGATTTCCCTGTGtaataaaatttctttcttcatATCAAGTCTAGCATATTGAAGTCATCTAGATATTTTGTTGAATATGAACTCTgttattaatttagtttttatctGGAATCATGCAATtaggatataaataaaatgcagCTTTTAAGGATTCAACAGTTTGCAAAGtcaatgaaaattaattttctgtTCAACACCAAAAATCTTATACTGAAGATTGGAAAAACTTGTGTTTCTTCAGCTTTTGTGCTAATACTCCCTGAAGCTCTGCTTCTCACTTgagcattttatttatttatttttaatgaaatgaataaacaatgatttcatttcattatgTAGATAAGAAATTACATAACTGTTCTTACTTACCAGAGAGTGGAGATTTATTGCTATTTCACAATGAGAAAATAGTCATGCCAttcattttgtgtttgtttctgACTTTGATTTAGAATCTACATTCTGTTGTATAACTAAAAGGTCTCATTTTACtggtgtatatttttttatacaacgTAGCCCTTCCTCTGTTGATATATTATGTTTGGGGTACATGTGCCctacaataaacaaataaggaaTTGCTTGCAATTTTGATTCCCTGTCTGCCAAGTGCTTGGGAAACAAGGCAATGCCATTGACTTCTAAGAGGAAAACTTGGAGATTAGGCTACATATTTGACTTTCAGACCTCAAATATCAGCAGAAGAGTAGATCACTAGACAATCTGCCATACTTGCATGATCAAATCAATGGCTGATGCAATCCTATCATCGGTGCTATCTATGATCAATGGCTTCAGATTACAGTCACCATCTCCGCATCCATGGAAAGCCGTTGATGAAGATCTAAACAAACTCGAAGCGGTAACAGTGCGGCTTCAAGCCTTGGATAGCAATGTGGAGAAGAAGGGAATGCAAGATGAGTGCGTAAAACATTGGCTGCAAGAGCTCAAGCATGCTGCCTATGATGCTGAGGACATACTTGAGGATTACGAATAGGAAGTCCAGGAAAGGCCAATGGTATGTGGCTCTACTCAATTCCCATTTCTTGATGGTATTGTTTCTAGGATGCATGATATTGTAGAGAAGTTTCATTTGGGGAAAAGGAGCTCTCAAAGctatttattcaaaaagaagaagaagctacaaaaatgaaaggaaacaaaacagAAGACTgatcaatgaaaagaaaaaagaaaacagttGGAGCTAAATAAAATGCTTCATTATCCAACGGGGTAGATCTCTCCCTTGATGAAAAAAGGTTAACGAATGCTTGCTAGAACCAAGAATGGCCAAGTTGACAGCTGCATTCATCCATGATTGAGGTATGATGTGAAATTTGAGGAGAATTAAGCTCATTCAGGAGATAAGATATAGAATTAAATAAAGGATCCAGACGCCATAAAGTTTGCCGACAGCCCAGGGTAATTGCCTTTAGAAGTGCAGCATTTGCGAGGAAAATATGTTTGCAGATAACACTCAGATTCAATGAACTCTGCAGTGCCAAAATGAGAGCTTGAGCATCAGCTTCAATTCCAGTTTCCGCAAAAGAAGGACCGCAGCCAGCAAGAACGAGGCAAGAAGTAGCGTTGTAATTGGAGATGTGAAAGCCTACTCCGGCCAAGTTGGACTCGCGATTCCAGACAGCTGCAGAAAAAAGGAATGGAGCATCAGCGGAAGTGAAATTATTGGTTAACAGGTTTCTCCCGACGACAAATGATTGAGCAGAGAAGTACTCCCTGACATGAGCCACCGCCTGAGTAGCAAGAACAGCACAGTCCATAGTCTCATTCTGGAATATAATCTTGCACCTGGCTTTCCAGATAAGTCAGACAGTCACAGCAATTACAGATCGagtaaacaaatcaaaatcagaacCATTCTGATTGGAGACAAGCCAACAACGAGAGCTGAAATTATTACCAAAAGTGATGTTTCTACCAATAACAGAACTGATTAATCTCCAAATACATTGAGCTTTAGGACAGATTAAAAAGATGCTCAGAGGTCTCATAATCAATGTTACATAATCGATAATAAGTACGAGGCCCCAAGTTCAACCTGTACAAGAATTCATAAGTCTTAATAGCATTGTGAAGAAGAAGCCAAATGAAATGCTTAGCTCTAGGGGCTATCTTGAGGTTCCACAGATTGGCCCACCCATCCCAACAATCAAAGGGATCAACACCATGAGTAAAGTGATAATAAACCATAGAAGGGATTGTTAACTTCCTAGTCTTAGGATACCATACCCACCAATTATCATAGCCATGATTAAAGTTCTCAGCATtaagataatcaaaattaatgttATCACCAAAGATTAAATGAAGCATCTTCATGTTCCAGGAATTCCCAACCAACAGATCGGACAGACACAAATGGTCATAAGAAAGATCCACATTAAAATAAGTTGGTTTGTAAGCAAGAGGGATCTCAAAGTACCAAGGATCCGTTAGGAAATTGGTACTGACAGGATTAACCCTTTTCAACCACAAACAAGGCTTAATAGATGAAGCAGTATTTCATAAACCtttaaaaaaccaagaacaattAGCAGGTATAGAGTTGGACCAAAAATTCAAAGAGCCATACTTATTATACAAGATATCCACCCAAATAGCATTATGTTTATTCAGATACTTAAACACATTTTTGGCCATTAAAGAAGTTTTCGCCACACAAAGATTACGAATCGACAAACCCCCCTCAGCTCGATCAAGCATAATATCTATCCAACTAACCGAATTCATGCCTTTTCTATTGCCACCCTTATCCCAAAAGAAAGACCTAGCTGCTTTAGAGATACCATCCAACACAGTATCAGGAACAGGATATACAGAGAGATAATACAAAGGAATAGACATAATAGAGGAATTTATGAGGATTGTTTTGCcagtttttgatattttagaaTGATTCCAAAAGGAAATAGAATTGTTTATCTTATTAAGCATACTGTGAAAGACAGGCAAAGCTAGACGCTTAGGAGAAATCAGAACTCCAAGATATTTAAACGGAAAGACTCCTGTTTTAATGTTGAGAATGTTGCAAATACTACCCTTAAGCCTGAAGTTAAATCTAAAGGGGAAGAAAACTTCAGACTTACGAGGATTAGCTCGTTGGCCAGTAAGTTGCTCATAAATGGAAAAGCAGAGATTGATATTACGAGCAGATTTTCGAGTAGCATGAGTaatgagaattaaatcatcagcGTACATAAGGTGGTTGAAATTCTGACTCAGGGAGGAATCAAATCCAGGAATGATGCTATGTCGCAGAGCAAAGTTCAGCAAGGTTGTAAGATTTTGAGCAACCATGATAAATAAGTAAGATGACAAAGGATTTCCTTGCCTGAGGCCACGGGTAGATTTAAACCAAGGGGATGGCTGCTTAttgattaaaatagaaaaagaagaagagctgATACAAGCATGAACCCAGGTAATCCAACGACTCGGGAAGTTCATACGGTAAGtgtg from Dioscorea cayenensis subsp. rotundata cultivar TDr96_F1 chromosome 7, TDr96_F1_v2_PseudoChromosome.rev07_lg8_w22 25.fasta, whole genome shotgun sequence carries:
- the LOC120264582 gene encoding uncharacterized protein LOC120264582 isoform X1, with protein sequence MTPDIAQQDVKPLLFTGFVKHSPSIFAAKGARLYSRMRLWTVLFLLLRRWLMSGTVWNRESNLAGVGFHISNYNATSCLVLAGCGPSFAETGIEADAQALILALQSSLNLSVICKHIFLANAALLKAITLGCRQTLWRLDPLFNSISYLLNELNSPQISHHTSIMDECSCQLGHSWF
- the LOC120264582 gene encoding uncharacterized protein LOC120264582 isoform X2, which codes for MTPDIAQQDVKPLLFTGFVKHSPSIFAAKAVWNRESNLAGVGFHISNYNATSCLVLAGCGPSFAETGIEADAQALILALQSSLNLSVICKHIFLANAALLKAITLGCRQTLWRLDPLFNSISYLLNELNSPQISHHTSIMDECSCQLGHSWF